A window of Poecilia reticulata strain Guanapo linkage group LG7, Guppy_female_1.0+MT, whole genome shotgun sequence genomic DNA:
caaaaatatgaaatatgagcCTACAATGGGCTCTGGGGGGGATAACATGAGATGAGCAGAGGTTGAAATGctgaaaaatcaaaattattcaatcaaaaatgatgtaattatttttgctgcccGGTTTTTCACAATCACATCCTTATGTTGCAACTCAGTGTGTTAAAATCTGCagtcatcattttaaaatcttgtttaaatgaaaaacagaaagaaagaactaGTGAAACATTCTTTATTGTTTGGACGGATGGCTGCAAACTGTTTGCCCAGACATCAGTTGTGCAAATGTGTGCCTACCGCACTGCACCCAGAAAAGATGAAAGACTAAAACTGATCTAATTGAGATTGGCATTTACATTTCAGTGATAAagtatgcaaaaacattttcctcataCCTTAAATACAATCTAATACAATTACACCGGTACACAAATAATTAGCATTGATTGGTATGtgttaataaaactaaataaacgaTAATAATGTATACAGTCAAATAAACATTaccttaaaaacagaaaccatattaaattatttagaaagaaTCCAGCCACATAACCttcaaattaagaaaatgcaaatattcaGTTTCTACAGGATTAGTTTAATTGCACTCATCAAACACTTAACTGATATCTAAGACCTGTGGaacttaataaaaatatcttggtaaagagaagagaaaagaacaGAATTTAGTCTAAAATTGGATGTAACAACTTTTCAGTGTCATAGTGCATCCGTGCAGTATTCACAGCACTTCccttttcccacattttattgtgttagagccttattccaaattgttttaaatatacttctttcctcaaaattctacacacaaatacTCCATTAAGACAATGTACAAAAACGTTTTtgagttttgcatttaaaaaaaaagaaaaccaaaaaaataataattgtctgagTCCAGACTTGAATAAGACCGAACATCTCTCCAGAGATCTGACAATAACTGCAGACATCTCCCCTCCCACATGATGGAGCTTGAGAAGAACTGCAAAAAATGAGCTCAACTGCCTAAAGATAGGCAGACACTGATTTTAGGCTGTAATCGTTGCCAAAAGCGAATCGACAAAGTATTAAACAAATGCTGTGAATACTTCTGTAAATGTGACACTACCATAATGGGGTGTGTGTAGGattttgaggaaagagattAAATCGACACAATTTTGGAATAAGGGTGTAACATAACAAGAAGTAGAAAAAGTGAAGTTATCTGAATACTTTCCGGATGCACTCTAGTCTGAAGCATGGTCCCAAAAAGCCAACGCAACAGTTCCAGTTCCAGCAGCTTTACTAAGTAACATTGAATCACAGTTACATGCCACAGAAAGAGCAGGGGAGCTTGTTAGTTTAGTCTGAGATGCTCCTTCTCAGGTGAGATGCAGCAAGGATTTGTAACAGGTGTAAACGTTTCCACTAAGCTTTTGGTGCCTATGTGAAATGCAATCACAAAGTAAGCAAAGGTGATTCAAATATGTTATAAATGATGACTTTTTGGTCTGGCATACCCCTTCATTTTTCAAACGAGTGCTTGCAAGACTGATTATTTTCCAAAGGAATTTCACTCATAATTCCTGAAAGCCATTTCTAGTGCAAAACTCGGGAACttaagtagtaaaaaaaaaatagttcccATAACTTCACCAACCGCTCATGCTTCTGTTTCACTTTGATTCaataataaactttacattaCTGTGTATAATACAAGCAGCTGACTTTTAAACCATTTCTGGGATGGGTGTGTTCTTTTACAAGTGGGTACACTGTGGTAGGACGGTCCTTGAGGTTGAGAAAGTAGGTGCACTATGATCAACATTAAAGTGGATctactttaaaatttaatattctAAAAGAGGGTCAGATTTGTACCAGATTAGTTCTGGGAAACCTGCATGTGTTTCTCCTGTTAGATGATTGGAGAGTGGATTAGCTTgtcgttttatttattaagcagCCTCCTTTCTTCCTCATTAAAAACCACTTGCTCTTACTGTTGCAGTAAGGAGGAAGTAATGCACTAAGGCATGTTGGACATAGTGAGGGCGGAGGCATCGGCGCTGCGGGGATCTTTCACCCCGATGATGAGATCATTGGTTCTCCGTGTTCCCTCCACCAACGAAAGAACGTCCCTCCATTCGACATTGTGCCCTTTTgcctccagcagctccacaTCGTCCTTTAAAAACTCAGCTGTAGTagataaagtaaaagaaaaaaaaaaaaaacacgacaaGAAggttaagatattttttcttatgtGGTTCAAATATAACGCTCACAAAGAGTGTAGCAATCACAACTTGCTTGGATTGTTTGTACTGCATGTCTCTATGAGGTATTTTACACTGTTGGACACTTTTATGGCAACCCTGCCTTCAAATAAGTTAATCTTTTAGTGCGGGAGCATAATCTGAAACGGAGCTTTTAAGAAAAGGCATacttttttgttacatttctgagCTTATATGGCCATGTGTTAAGAATAAAAATTTTTACCAGAAGACCATATGATGAcccattttatattttctggcACAATATCCTACCTTTTCATTTGAAAGTTCCTGGTATTTTAAATAATCCATGTTGTGCAGTCAAACAAGGCTTCCACAGCTTTCAGAAGAGAAACGGGCCCACACCATAACAGATCCCCCACCATAACAGATCCCCCACCATACTAAATAGCGGTCTGTGGTACTATTCTACATACAAATTCCTTGTTTCAAGCCAGATAAACCTAGAATGTCTGAGTGCTAAAAAAGCTGATGTTTGTTCTCAGCTGACCACAGTGCATTCTTCTTACAGTCCCAGTAATAGTATAGTAAACCggtgtgtttgcatgtgatAGGACAGGAAAGACCCGCATATGGAAAGCAGCTAATAGCTATATACAGGTGCTGCAGTTTTATAACAGTGATGTTTGTTGATATTTTCCTATCTATGATACCATCCTGCTCTCTGTGCGTATGGTGGAAAGAAGAATATGGGTTATTGTCCATCTTACAGAACAGATACATGGGTCTCAGtctcatgtcatgtttatacttcagtaaaacaaaaatgtatgagTTACTGCAAGATCCCAGAAAGTCTAAATGTCtgaaaaagttaataaaagcctttaaaatCGTTTCAACATGTTTGCTTAGCTCTGGTAACTGCTGGTATAGACACAGAcacttggtgtttttgtttgccaGAGGCAAGCTTCTACTTTATATAGAGTGCATAATAAATTATGCAGTAACAATGTGTAGCAGTACATGCTTAGAGCAGGAGAGGTTAATGTTTGTGGAGACAAATGAATCATTCTGAACACGTTAAATTGAACTTGACACTTGATCGAAAAGACTCAACTTATTTCTAAATATACATTCTAACTTTTCTAACTTATGTAGCTTATCCCAATATGATACCTTAACACTGGCCTAAAGAGGAAGTATCACTATGTTTGTGCCCAACCtgacagaagaggaaaaactcaCCGTCCACCAGGAGTATGTTGTCCTCCAGCTGTGGGTGGAGTCTGCCATACGCTAAACTGTCACTCATATTTTTGCGCAAAGAGAGAACATTCATAAGTACCTGTGGAGGAATTACATGAACtgtaataaatatacattttaagagAGAGCTGTACGTGTAACAGGACTAAAAGGTGAATATTTAACCTGTGTGATGCCGCTGAGGGCCTTCTCTCCGTTGGAGGATCCAACGGCCACATATGTGCCGCATAATCCCACAGCCGGCCTCACCGCTGTGGGCATCAGGAAGGACATGGGTCTTTTTCTAGCCTCAATGAGGTTGTGCTGCAACAACAAGGAAAACGTAAAGATAAGAGCAGTAAGATGGTGCAACAAATGATTTAATGAAGAAGTAGGTCAAGCTGAAAGTTATACATACAGGGTTAGGTGATGAGCTCAGTGTTTCATTAGGCCACGAAAAGTCCAGGATCTGGCTATTTAGAAGAATACCTGACAAAGTCACTATCCTGCTGCCGAATGGTTTATTTAGCgagctaaaagaaaataaaaatacaatgtgttgcaactttaataatttgtttttttggggggttttttagtTATCAAACTGACAATAAGACGTACCTGACGACTGAAACAATGTGGTCATCTGGGCCCATAACCATGACCTGTGCGGCTGCTGCACCGTCCTTCATTGGAAATGATGAAGAGTAATGGTTGACCGAGAAAGCTTGGGAGTCGTTGATCATCTTTCGGAGCTGGGAAGCCTCTGGTTTACTGGAAGACCAAAGGGAAGAGGTTCTGTACTGATGTTTTactaagagagagagaataatTTGGCTTCTTACAAGGTGGATTCATTTATACCTCAGCATCTTATCAACAATCTCTGAGACCGAATCGTTAAACATAGGGTCTCCCAGCCCACTAGAAAGGGCCAATGCTATCTTCACAGCCTGGGGAGGTTAttgtcaaataaaacagaagaaaacacaaatcagtCCAGCATACAAAGTGGTTATACTCTataatcaaaatttaaatatatatatattattatttacctCTGCAATCCAGTGGTAGGTGCTACTTCTGGGCACTTGGCTGGTAATGTTGTAGCCTTCAAGAATATTGAGTGCAGTGATCAATCCAACACCTGCATGTGGGGCTGGGGCGGCCATGATATGATGTCCTTCAAAAACACCAACAGATCACAATATTAAAGACATGATGATATCAAACACGaacaaatcaaataataaaaggGGCTAAAATATGTAGTTACTAAATACGATCGgtgtttgcatttaatttggatTCCTAGACTAAAAACAGGTCACTTCAGGTAAAAAAGAGCATCAATGATACTTCTGCCAAAGTCAAGGATGGACTCATTCTAGAATCATCCAGGAAACACAGAGGACCGGTAGAAACAAGTGTCTATACCAGGTCAAGTGAATATTGTAGTTGAAAGTGTCTCTCCAACTGCTCAGATGGGTAATAAGGAACATTTACCTTGATAGGTGATTTCCACTGGCTGTTGTATGACAGTGCTGTAGTTTCCAAAGTCTTCCTCCGTCAGCACGCCGTCTTTTGCTTTCACCTATTACAAAGCTAGAATTAGGTTAAATATGCTTATATTGCTTGCTTTTCCAAAACATATTGCACCAGTTAGAGTTAAATATGTTCTTTCTGTCAAGTTGCGGTAAGAGACAAACCTTTCAAGATGTCGATGAGGAACAAGATTTTCCAGTGTTTGCAACTGACTGCAGTATGTTATCTATCATCGAGCTAAAGTCTTCTTCCAGTGTGTTTGTGCCTCGCTAATCAAACACACAGCTTAACACCAGGTAGAGTACTTTTAAAGGTCATGTCAGGGTCACTGAATCAACTGGGTGACAATATCAACTGATCAGTGGTTTGCTTGTTTCTTATACGCTGATATTTATTCAGCTCTGTGTAGgtcattttattgaaaagtcGGTTATCAAATCCCACTGTTCAGCAGgggtttttatgtgacagaccaataGGCCAGAGATCaacaaagagaaaggaaaatgatacatggttgTACAACAGCttttttgtatcaaaaatatgtattcaGCCACCCTTCCATTGATGTAACTTAATTAAGCCTACTGCAACCGATTGCCTTCAGAAGCAATAAGATTACAGAGCTGGGATGCAGAGATCAGCAGTTCAAGTGGGACAATTTGTTTACAACACAACTGTGAGTTaagcactccacaaatctggtgTTTATAGGGTAAGAAGAAAGTTACTGTCAGAATAAAGCAACAAGAAGTCCTGTTTGGAGTTTGTCATAAGCCATGAAGAGGACACAGCAaacgtggaaaaaaaagtgctctggtcagatgagaccaaaatgaaactttctggAGTGTTAATGCAGAAAAGTTGTTCTCAAATCATGTGTACAAGGTTAATCTGCATCTTATTCATCAAAGCTACACAATCAGTAGTTATCATTGAATGCCACCAAAATCTTTAACTTTCTTTAGAGCATGGTGCAACACAACAGTGTAttataaatgtgttaaactgCAGGCTATACAGAAAATGTTAtagcatttttgtttataatatTCCTGTGCAACCAGTAATAACCATATTATTAACAATAATTCCCATTTTGACATTAGTgttcaataaaatcaataaaatgatacAATAAAATGAAGGTGCAACTAGACTTTTGATATCTGCAGAACAAAACTCATCTTGTATGGACACTATGCAAAATTCATGACTGTTAATATAATCAGACAGAAATCAGTCTTCCTTACTGCAGCCACCATTTCCTGTGCCAGCTTCCCATTGTAGAACTCTGATATTCCTTTATCTGCAACCGCATCCAAAATGTCTGCTAAATCAAGGCGTCGGGTGAACTGTCCAGAGAGTGGAGCCTGACCGTTGGGGAGGAACAAATCCCGAAATGCATCGGACACGTTCTTATTCTTCACTTTATTCACAGCTTCCGctgcaaaacaataaacaaatgaaagggagagagagagatgagatTACAGCTAAAGTTTGTGTGCCTTCACTTTATGTTGTTTGAGAGAAACATGGTGCTTTGCTTCTGTCTGCAAAAAAGGAGCAACTGTAATGACAGTTAGTTGCACCCGGTGTCTGGCATGATAATAATCTATAATTACCCAGATCGTGAGTAACGTTGAATCCATTTCTGGCTACATCTGCTGCCATGGAAACAACATCCTTCCATGGTATCctagcaaaataaaatgttaagtcAACAAACAACTTAATGGTCACGCCAACAATCCTTAGTTAATCATTTTAAGTTGATAAAGCAAGATAGAATAAAATACTGTTCAACAGCAGAGGCAGCTGGCACGTGATAACACAGCAGGCAACAATTTCACTGCAAAAGCAACAAGTTTGCTCCGAAATCACAGCcagatcttgtttttttacGTCTGAACATCACAGcttaaaaacatattgttacagttaacacataaaaaaaacatagaataaaagcaaaatatttggttttattaaaataatttcaacagaaaaaatgaGATTAATGGAGAAAGCAAAGTATAATGGCTTGTaacagatttaataaataatttaaactgtaTAAGGACCTGCCGTAGAGCTGGTGAGCCTGATGCATCCCACTGAGCATCCCTGGAACTCCCACTAGCAACcctgactgaaaaaaaagaaaaccacacgTTAGAGGCAGCAGAAAGCAGCTTCTGACCTTCATCTCTCACTTCTAGCAGGCTGACATGAAGAAGAAAGACGTACTTTAAGGTCGAGGTTTGCGAGCAGCATGTTCTCCTGAATGGCAGATGGTGCCGTCTCTCTGAAGTCAATCACTCTTGTCTCATTCTTACGAATGTTGTGCACCAACATAACGCCACCGCTACACATCAAAAGAGCACAACGCAGACGTTCAAGCAAGACAGAGGCAAATATAAAGCATGTGATGAACAGATAAAAAGTAGTGCTGATTGTATAATTATTGcttttaaacattacattttggcCTCATACATGCTATGTCCACTACATGCCTTGTGGCGAAGTAGTACAAACAAGGTTTcttatgttgttctttcaacagtggctttatttttgccattcTTCAATGATGAAGGCCAGATCTGTGGAGTGCTTGACTAACAACTGTCCAATCGACAAATTCTCTCACCTGAGCCGTAAATCTCTGCAGCTTAGCTCAGCTTTACCATTGGCCTCTTGGcagcttctctgattaatgcttttCTACCCTGACAGTCAATTTAGGCTGGACGGTACGTTTTCAGTCTCTTCCTATACTCAAATGATGGACTGCATGTCCCTCAGTTAgatataaaaagcttttttataatgttttatagCCTGAATGTTCTTCAAACCTCgccaaaactttgtttttggtcTTTCTGTGTTGTTCCTTAAtcttcatgttgctgttttttaacTGTTAAAGTTTAAGTAACTCACCCTCCAATGCCAGAGGTGTGAGGGTGTACAATTCCCAAACAGAGAGCGGCAGCGATGGCAGCATCCACACTGGACCCCTGCTTCCCCAAAACCTCAAACCCCAGAGACGTACACTGAGCTACATCTGTCACCACCGCTCCCTGGTTAAAgacctgaaaacataaaaagacaacaaaaggaGGCATATTCATCACACCTTTATTATGAAATGGCTTATACGGGTGTAGACAAGCAGATACGCAATCCGTAATCTCTTAATTATTAACTTGAGAGAAACAGAAGTGATGCAACGCTGTTGTTCATTGAATGAGCAGGAAGCAGCAAAAGGTCAGCACCTGTGGATCGCCAAAGTAGATCTGCATGATGAGGGCAACAGTGACCCCGGTAGCGAAGGTGAGACAGGCCGTGATTATGACCGTCAGCCCGTCCCGCTGGCAGGCGCAGTCCTCTGTGAAAGGGTCGACGGTGGTCTCCCGCAGCGAGGCGACATCGTGGCTGGCCAAGTCTGAGGCCGAGGACGGGAGACGCTGCAGGCGAGCCGACTTCAGAAACAGATCTGGGTCTGAGTAAAGCGTAAATGAAAAGCAGCCATAAGTGAGAAAAGAAGAGGACGCagtgtttcacaaaaaaaaaaaaaaaaaaaaaactggtgttaGATTTCACTTCTAAATTACGACTCTATGTAGTGAAACTAGAACTAACTGAACCTGTGTGAGTGATTTATTACAATGGTaccaaaaatagatttaaattaaCAAGCACAATACGCTCAGCTAGGAAGTATTTTGCATAATGATTCCTGACGTGACTTCCTGTGCCCTACCTGTGTCTTGCTCGCTCAGGACGTTGTCATCATCTTTGCGGGATTTCAGGGTGTTTTCTCCAGACGTCACATCATCCTCAGGCAGCCGGGGAA
This region includes:
- the ggt7 gene encoding gamma-glutamyltransferase 7; translation: MHNPAPEAVAAYPGGSGVDKDANQETTLGSAYSPVDYMSITSFPRLPEDDVTSGENTLKSRKDDDNVLSEQDTDPDLFLKSARLQRLPSSASDLASHDVASLRETTVDPFTEDCACQRDGLTVIITACLTFATGVTVALIMQIYFGDPQVFNQGAVVTDVAQCTSLGFEVLGKQGSSVDAAIAAALCLGIVHPHTSGIGGGGVMLVHNIRKNETRVIDFRETAPSAIQENMLLANLDLKSGLLVGVPGMLSGMHQAHQLYGRIPWKDVVSMAADVARNGFNVTHDLAEAVNKVKNKNVSDAFRDLFLPNGQAPLSGQFTRRLDLADILDAVADKGISEFYNGKLAQEMVAAVKAKDGVLTEEDFGNYSTVIQQPVEITYQGHHIMAAPAPHAGVGLITALNILEGYNITSQVPRSSTYHWIAEAVKIALALSSGLGDPMFNDSVSEIVDKMLSKPEASQLRKMINDSQAFSVNHYSSSFPMKDGAAAAQVMVMGPDDHIVSVVSSLNKPFGSRIVTLSGILLNSQILDFSWPNETLSSSPNPHNLIEARKRPMSFLMPTAVRPAVGLCGTYVAVGSSNGEKALSGITQVLMNVLSLRKNMSDSLAYGRLHPQLEDNILLVDAEFLKDDVELLEAKGHNVEWRDVLSLVEGTRRTNDLIIGVKDPRSADASALTMSNMP